The DNA sequence GCCAACGATCTCCCATTCGGTTTCGTCTTCATTGCTGAAAAGATTCTCTCAACGGTAGCAACCGACAAAGTTAAAGTCAACTTTAAAAGATTAAGTACAAACAGATATACTAAATTTGTTTTGGTTTCAACCATTTTGTGAGCAAGTACATTAATACCATTCACCTCAATATAATCTGTATGACTTTTTACATCAAAAATATAATTGAGAAGTTGATTTTCTAGTATTATGAGATTAGGTGGAAAAAATCAGCACGATAGAACTCAACAAATCGAATGAGTTTGTTCTTATCAAAGGCAGAAAAATAATCTAATGGACCGAGACAAGACATACACAAAAGTAACTCTGTACATAATCGAAAATTTAACTCTACAATTTGTGTATCAATCACATTGTAGAACAAACATTTTCGAGAATGGAATTCAATTTTAATTTGTTCTGCTCCATATCGTGATCTCCTCTAGATACAAATACTTCCTTCATTTTTGGGATATTATTAAGTTTTTATTGCAAAATTTTGGttgtaaattttattttggtataaaattttaaatataatacggAGTAGCTCCCAAATATGTGTCAAAATCAAGATCATAAAAGTTGAAAATCAATTGTACTTGTTTCCGTTCTTAAAGTACAAGTGATTGTCCAAATTTTGAGCAACAATTTTCAAACATTCGACGTTAAATTTGAttagataatttttttttttaatatttgatcAATCAATTGAGTTTTATAATCGTGACCAAAATCAAATGTCACTTAATTTTTTTCAcacattttaaaatgaatttacCGCATATATAAggttattatttttttaaattctaTAAGTTAGTATAATAGTTATATTTTTTTATTCGAAAAAAAAGTTTTAGGATTCTTATTTTTTAAATATGATTAAACTACTTTAATGTGCGCCTGATAATAAAAATAAGGGAATTTGTATAATATGTCTCACATTAATAGTTACTTTATAAATATATCACATCTTATTTAACAAATATAAAAATGTCCCAGGGTTAACTCTTATATAACTCATATACATGTAAGTAGTATTATTTTTTATACATGTCAAAAAAAATTCAATTATCACAGTCGATCCATActtttgaattaatttttttgTGAGAGTTCGAATGTGATATTTGGGCCTTAAAATTCTTTATCTCAATCTATTCAATTCTTGATCAAAAAATTCAGCAGACTGTAAGATTTTTATTAGGGCTTAGCAAGGCCAGGCCGTTAGTTTTTGTTGATTTGAAACCAGAGATGTAATGATGCCATGACCTTCTTATTAGTCTTACTATTGCTTAACAAAAAAAAACTAATATAAAAATATTGATATTCAAGTAACTAATTATTTAAGATAGTAAAATAgtaatatattaaatatgatATTTAAGTAAAGGTTAAATATATCACTTAAAAATgtgaaataataaaattaactataattaactcaaaaaattgaaaatgaaacatatttattaattatattataaatatgatatattTATTAATGGGTTTGTAAAATGGGACATATTCATTAAAAAACcccaaaaataaaatataaagtATCCGATTGAATTGGATCAAACCGAAACCCGGGTACGTCCAAATCACCGGCGGCGTTTTACTCCGGTTTCGATTCAACAGGTACGATTCTTCGATGAATAAAATTGGTAATTGAAATTGATTATATGCTTCGAGTCAATTATGAATTATATTTTTTGCATTTAAGTAATAACAGTTGTTAGCTTTAGAATTTACAACTAAGCTTAAATTATGATTCAATTAGTTTGTGTTATGTTTCAACTTTGCTGCTTTGATATTGAATTCATTTATTTGTTTTATGTCATTTTTTGTTTCGTAAACAGATGCGAGTTTTCGTGGAAATAGTAAAAAAGTAGTGCTGAATTAGATGGAGAGCAGTAGCAATGTAGGAAATAATGTTAGTAATGCCGGAGGTGGTGGCGGTAGCGGTAAAAATAAGACTGATGGTGACAGGAAAGTACGATTAAGGGGAGAAATGGTAGGGAAGACGATAATAGGAATGATTTGCGGAACTCTGGTTTACTATCACTGTGCTTATCGGAATTCCACCTTTCTCTCTCTTTTATCGGATGTGTTTATTGTCCTCCTCTGCTCCCTTGCTATTCTGGGTCTCCTCTTCCGCCAAATCAACATTTCGTAACTCTTCCAGTTCcccatattttattataattactACCGATACTCTagtataaacacacacacacacaaagaAAATTCTTGTTGCTTGGAATTTGTTGGGAATTGAGCTTGTATTTTTAAAAATGACAACATTTTGATCTCTCATTTTCGTATATTTGTTATTTGTATCCCCCTCATCAAGGGTGCCGGTGGATCCCCTGGAATGGCAAATATCACAGGATACTGCTAACTGCATCTTTGCATGCCTTGCTAATACTATAGGCGCTGCTGAGTCTGTTCTACGTATTGCAGCTACAGGCCAGGACAAAAGGCTATTCTTCAAGGTCTTTTCTTTAAGATTAATACATAATTAGTTTCCACTAATTTATACAAATAGTTTGTTGCTCTATGGTGTGTATCAAATTGAAAAAGGTCACTTTATGCCACATACTTGAAGGATCATGATTTTATTGATACCCCGTCGAAGCAGGGTTATGCGGTCTATGACTAATCTAGTCGACAAGGTGGACGGAGTCGACTCAACTTATCAACGTGACAACCATGCTTTCCTATTGGTCACTTCTTAATTCACGTTTCAAATTCTATTTCCACCTTAATCATGTAAagtttaatttttataatttttttatatatatcgGATACCACATAATTTCTACAATAAATTTAAAATAGAAAAACAGTATATTCATTTAACAATTATTGCCGTTATtcctttattttttttttcttttcgtCTCTCCATGAAATAAAATTTATACTTACATTAAACTTTaagaattaaaaataaacattgaGCAACTTTTTTTAATGTAGTCACAAATTATTTTTTATAGTATAAAATAAAACGTGCAATTTGATTTATCAAATTAATTTGTTTAAATATATAGGGGTGGTATATAAATAGTTTATATCATAATAAGAAATTCGAAAATCGCAAAGCACCTGTAAGAAGTAATTCTTCTATGGAATATGAACTTGTACTATATAACCTTTTTATTTCATGTGCTAGTTCAATTTCTTCCACTTATTTCCCGAGTAATGTGCAATGTTCGATGGTTTTTtacattttttaaaatatatttaccTATCTGTTTTATATATTATTATGAACTGGACTCTCATATAGTTATATCCTTACAACTTAAAGAGAAGATGGATTGTAATCTGAATTACTTTTTTACCTGGATTTGTACAAAGTTTTTGAAAGGAAAGAAAGCAAACAAACGCTTCTCCCTTCTCCGCACACATCTACATTTTATCTTCTTAAGCgtaatatgaaataaaatactACTATTGAaagattttttttcaaaaaacaCACAAAATAATAGATGTGATGTTCTCACGGGAGCACTTGATTGGTGGTTGAGGCTAAGATAAGATTTGGGGGAATTCTCTTGCAACATAAACCACTAATAAATGAAATAATCACAAATATGAAAGCTCTAATTTAATAACACTCCAGAGTTCCTATTTATTATAAACGTTTGCTACTTTTGTAATCCAAGTCCATCTTGAAGCTGTTTTGAAAAAGTAATATCACATAATTGTATTTACCCATGGCGGTTATCTGCACAAGAAAGATTCAGCATGTTTAGGAAAATTAGTTACCAGTTGAATAAAATATATTGATCTGCATTTTTGGTACTCCACAGGTGGTTGCAAGTCTCTATCTGCTCTCAGCTTTGGGAAGAGTGGTCTCAGGTGTTACGATTGCATATGCTGGTAAGCGGCAACATactcttttttttttaatttctattttcATTTACGGTTTGTGCAGATGTCTTTGGTATTGAAAAtcatttaaatttattttcttatATACTGCTGCTTGAGTGGTACAAATCCACCATCAAGTTATTTTCGTTCTTAATAGATATTCTCAAACTAATCCAACATAAACGACCCGATCTAACTTTCAGTTTATTTTTCGTTTCAGAATTAGTGTAGTGTCATTTATGCGGTTAAAGCAAGTTATGGTTATCATCGGAGTATTTATAATTTATTGTTGAATGCAAAATTTTATATTAACAAATTACAATAATTCTGAATATTAGATTGACTGAAGTTgagtttttttatttatttttaaattgaAGTGGAGGAATAGTATCTAGTTCTTGTCTTATCTAAAGGGTAATCTTCCAAACATCCCAGGACATGCATAGCTTTCAAAGTTGATATCCAATATGGTAGATGCGCTTATACAGGATGATGAGGAACGGGAATGAAAATAATAGGAGTTTTTATTTTCGTTAGTAAATAGTTTATTTACATATTTAGTTGAGAAATTATTGTATTTACATATACTTTTATGTGGGCCTAGTAGTTTATTATTTAATAGGTTATATAATAATCCCAATTGCTATTGAGACTTGGGGATTATTTGTTACAGCTTaacgaaaggatatttataaTAATCCCAATTGCTATTGAGACTTGGGGATTATTTGTTACAGCTTAACGAAAGGATATTAAGTAGACGATTCTTATAACACATGTTCATGATTTATATACACATGTTCAGATTGTTTGGTTATTTTTTTTATAGAATCTGGACGGCGCATGAATATCTCTGGATGACAATTAAATGTTTCTGGACGAGTTCTCACTTTAATTTTTGCTGAAGGAGTTAAATTATAAAAACAGAGTAATTTTTTATGTTCGtgtttttataatattatatttaaaatataattatctaaaTTATGCCTCTAttagatatatatatttatgtctaactaatttataaatattattagtAGCATGTCTAATTCAATATTCAAAGTACCAAACACCGATTTGTATTCGATTTTTTAGtgtttaattaaattttataaaaaatgtaATTTTCAACCCGATTTCTGTATAAATCGAGTCAACGAGTTAATATCACATATCATATCTATTCCATATCTCAGCTTTTAAGTTCAACCAAATAAAAAATTAATGTAAACTAAGTTATGTGTATGTATATAAGTAATTGACATCTACCTTGTTCTCGTTGTATAATATGTAGATTTGGATATATACATGCATAATCTATTGAAGATGATGATTAAGAAGAAATTAAGATAAAGACACTATTTCCATTAATTAGCCGATTAATTGATTCGATTGGTGCGCTAGATTTGGACGACTAGTTTATGTTCACACTTCACAAACCGCGTCTCCTCTATTTTTCATTTTCTATACTTGATGATGGGTAAATTTTGAATTTGAAGCTAGCCTATATAAATATATGTAGCTTTTGATATCGAATTCGACCACCGTAATTGTGGAAATTCTAGTGAAGATTTGGTTTCGTTCAACTTATTATAGTTATAATTTGGTTTTTCATCTGACACCTTCTTTGCGTAAGTTTTGTTTAAGGTTTatgttgtgtgtatatatacaaatacatatatatacacaggGTCGGGCTCCCATGAGAACTTCTTAAAACGAGAACTGTGAGAACTGGCGATTATTGTAGTTGAAATTGGTGATTTTTCGAAAAATCTGAAAATTTCGAATTCAGAAAATTG is a window from the Apium graveolens cultivar Ventura chromosome 1, ASM990537v1, whole genome shotgun sequence genome containing:
- the LOC141668336 gene encoding reticulon-like protein B23, yielding MESSSNVGNNVSNAGGGGGSGKNKTDGDRKVRLRGEMVGKTIIGMICGTLVYYHCAYRNSTFLSLLSDVFIVLLCSLAILGLLFRQINISVPVDPLEWQISQDTANCIFACLANTIGAAESVLRIAATGQDKRLFFKVVASLYLLSALGRVVSGVTIAYAGLCLFSVYLLAENSLLITTYVSRVSGRGDG